The Actinomycetota bacterium genome window below encodes:
- a CDS encoding trypsin-like peptidase domain-containing protein has protein sequence MKKLVNMITSGIAGLVGAALFFLMAYSLNLGGFGETQTTVTIPGPTEMVSSSSTSSGDSSPERIYKTYADSVVQIVSTFEGQADFFHSGGEQQGIGSGFVASTEGYILTNAHVVTSEGASSTTRANDVEVNFANGKKAKASIVGYDLTSSDVAVLKIDPAGLDLVPVALGDSDKVVVGEPVVAIGSPFGEYAGSLTSGIVSAINRTVESPEKGFSIQDAIQTDAAINQGNSGGPLFNSRGEVIGLNEQIATTTGGSVGVGFAVPINTAKKVMEQIIANGEVEYAWLGVIGQSVDPDTAKEEQLSVEQGALITEVVANAPAEQAGLKAGDVVTGIDGQKMDSMEAVSGYLAQRKPGDKIRLTYARGTESQEIEIELAKRPERV, from the coding sequence TTTGTTTTTTCTGATGGCTTATTCGCTGAACCTCGGCGGATTCGGTGAAACCCAAACGACAGTGACCATACCGGGGCCCACCGAGATGGTCTCTTCATCCTCTACCTCGAGCGGGGATTCCAGCCCGGAACGCATCTACAAGACTTACGCGGACTCGGTGGTGCAGATAGTGTCGACCTTCGAGGGACAGGCCGACTTCTTCCATTCTGGTGGCGAGCAGCAGGGAATCGGTTCAGGCTTTGTCGCTTCGACTGAAGGTTATATCCTCACCAACGCACATGTAGTTACAAGCGAGGGTGCAAGCAGTACGACGCGGGCTAATGACGTCGAGGTCAATTTCGCTAACGGCAAGAAAGCCAAGGCGTCGATCGTCGGCTATGACCTGACCAGCAGTGACGTTGCCGTCCTCAAGATCGATCCCGCGGGACTCGACCTGGTGCCGGTAGCGCTTGGCGACTCGGACAAAGTCGTCGTCGGCGAACCAGTTGTCGCCATCGGCAGCCCCTTTGGAGAATATGCCGGTTCGCTGACCTCGGGCATCGTCAGTGCCATCAATCGTACTGTCGAATCGCCTGAGAAAGGCTTCAGCATCCAGGACGCCATCCAGACAGACGCCGCTATCAACCAGGGCAACAGTGGTGGCCCCCTGTTCAATTCCCGCGGCGAAGTGATCGGCCTCAACGAGCAGATAGCTACGACCACCGGCGGTTCGGTCGGCGTCGGCTTTGCGGTCCCCATCAACACCGCCAAGAAAGTGATGGAACAGATCATCGCCAATGGTGAGGTCGAATATGCCTGGTTGGGCGTCATCGGCCAGAGTGTCGATCCCGATACGGCAAAGGAAGAACAGCTATCGGTAGAGCAGGGCGCCCTGATCACCGAAGTGGTCGCCAACGCCCCGGCGGAGCAGGCCGGACTCAAGGCCGGTGATGTGGTCACCGGGATAGATGGCCAGAAGATGGATTCCATGGAGGCCGTCTCCGGTTACCTGGCCCAGCGAAAGCCTGGGGACAAGATCAGGCTGACCTACGCGCGGGGCACGGAGTCCCAGGAGATCGAGATCGAGCTCGCCAAGCGGCCAGAGCGCGTCTAG